CGTGTCGACGGCTGCTGAGCTGAACGGCGTCGCGTTCGCGAAACTGCGCCGCGGCGTCGACGTCGGGCAGGCAAGCCACGAATTGACAGCGATCGCCAAGTCGGTGCCCGACCAGCCAGGCATGTTCACGACGCACGAGTCCGTGCGTCTGATGCGCCCACGAGACTTCCTCGGTACGGAGTTTCAACGCGCTCTTCTGTTTCTCTTCGGTGCGGTCGGCGTCGTCCTCCTCATTGCGTGCGCGAACGTCGCTAACCTGCTCCTCGTTAGGTCCTGGGGACGCCAGCGCGAATTCGCGGTGCGTACCGCGCTGGGCGCTGGCCGAGGGAGGTTGGCGCGTCAGCTCCTGACGGAGAGTCTGTCGCTCGCCGTCGCCGGTGGGATGGTGGGATTGATCCTGACCTGGACCGGACTTCACGTCTTCCGAGCGCTCCGGCCCGTCCGACTCGAGGAGCTCGACGGCGTGGGTGTCGAACCGGCGGTGCTACTCTGGACGGCGGCCATCGCCATGGCGACGGGCATCGCCTTCGGTCTTTTCCCGACGCTGTTCTCGACCGGGCGCCTAGCGAGCGACTGGCTGCGGACTGGTAGGTGGACCGCCGGTGGGACGCGCGCTGCCCGCCGCCTGCGCAGCAGCCTCGTTGTCGGCGAGATTGCGCTATCCGTCGTGCTGCTCGTGGGCGCGGGCCTGCTCGTCCGCTCCTTCCTCGCGATGCAGCAGGTTCCGCTGGGCTTCGACCCGCGCAACCTCGCCTCGTTCACCGTGCGATTCGCGCGGGGCACGCCCGAACAGTTATGGAGTCCGACGTTCGCCGACCTCCTCACGCGCGTGCGCGCGCTGCCCGGAATCGAGGGCGCTGCCGTCGCAGGTGACGCGCCGCCGGCCATGGGCGTCGGTGCGGGCGAATTGCAGGCAGAGGGTGCGCCGCACGCGCCGATCAGACTAGAAGGTTTCAACGCGGTGCAGCCCGGTTTCTTCCATCTCGCGCGCATTCCCTTGCGCGGTCGTTCCTTCAGCGGCGACACGACGGGCCGTGCCCCGGGACCTAACGAGGCCGTGATCAACGAGAGGCTCGCGCGGCGGCTCTGGCCGGATGGCAATGGCATCGGCCGGCGCCTGCGTGCCGGCCCGACGGCGCCGTGGCTCACCGTCGTCGGCATCTCAGGCAACATCGCTGCTCCGGGTCGGCACGGCGACCGGTATGACCTCCAGCTCTATGTCCCGGCGATGACGGGCTTTCCGTCGACGACGATCGTCCTCCGCAGCGACAGGCCTATTGACGCGCTTACGCCGACGCTGCGCGCTCTCACCGCGCAGGTCGACCCGCGACTCGAGATCCGGCGTACGGCGAGCTCCGAGACGGAAATCGCGGCGCTGCTCTCCGCCCCACGCTTCGCGATGGCACTCGTCGGCACGCTCGCGCTCGCGGCGCTCGTCCTCTCGTCGGTCGGCCTCTACGGCGTGAT
The genomic region above belongs to Gemmatimonadaceae bacterium and contains:
- a CDS encoding ABC transporter permease — its product is MSDLGLPPRVRRLFRLPWRSASHVVIDVDDELRFHLDMRAAELIAAGMSPEQALARARQQFGDADDVRRHALAVSVGNRRRARLRELALGLVQDVRFAARQIRRGPLFAGIAVLTLALGIGANSAIFSVVHHLVLAPLPYRDGDRIVQLMQTAGGGNILLATTQSQLEAWRGRARTIEEITTAASREYNVGSGSDRERLAGAAMEPNLTHFLGARPFIGRGFTPNDARPGAAPVVMLGYGLWQRRFAGRADAVGETIVADDTTRTIVGVAPPGLSVPMSENTPASLWTPLVSTAAELNGVAFAKLRRGVDVGQASHELTAIAKSVPDQPGMFTTHESVRLMRPRDFLGTEFQRALLFLFGAVGVVLLIACANVANLLLVRSWGRQREFAVRTALGAGRGRLARQLLTESLSLAVAGGMVGLILTWTGLHVFRALRPVRLEELDGVGVEPAVLLWTAAIAMATGIAFGLFPTLFSTGRLASDWLRTGRWTAGGTRAARRLRSSLVVGEIALSVVLLVGAGLLVRSFLAMQQVPLGFDPRNLASFTVRFARGTPEQLWSPTFADLLTRVRALPGIEGAAVAGDAPPAMGVGAGELQAEGAPHAPIRLEGFNAVQPGFFHLARIPLRGRSFSGDTTGRAPGPNEAVINERLARRLWPDGNGIGRRLRAGPTAPWLTVVGISGNIAAPGRHGDRYDLQLYVPAMTGFPSTTIVLRSDRPIDALTPTLRALTAQVDPRLEIRRTASSETEIAALLSAPRFAMALVGTLALAALVLSSVGLYGVIAYAVGQRTREIGVRVALGAEPRDIGRLVLRDGAILALAGLTIGLACAAAAGRMIESFLYGVGHTDAPTYVSIALLLGAVGLLASYLPARRAMQVDPVVALSAD